In Aquipuribacter hungaricus, one DNA window encodes the following:
- a CDS encoding ribonuclease E inhibitor RraB, whose product MDDLDAHLQANEALVDQRLEMGDLAEVPRQLDHFALFPRRAVDAAVAELTSAGFTVDGVRRGLRRARVEFSRTDRADFATADAFTRQIVGLTSRHGGTYDGWAGFIVTDAPA is encoded by the coding sequence GTGGACGACCTGGACGCGCACCTGCAGGCCAACGAGGCGCTCGTGGACCAGCGCCTGGAGATGGGCGACCTGGCGGAGGTGCCGAGGCAGCTCGACCACTTCGCCCTGTTCCCGCGCAGGGCCGTGGACGCGGCCGTCGCCGAGCTGACCTCCGCCGGCTTCACGGTCGACGGTGTCCGGCGCGGCCTCCGCCGAGCCCGCGTGGAGTTCAGCCGGACCGACCGCGCCGACTTCGCGACCGCCGACGCCTTCACCCGCCAGATCGTCGGTCTCACGTCGCGGCACGGCGGCACCTACGACGGCTGGGCGGGGTTCATCGTCACCGACGCGCCGGCCTGA
- a CDS encoding DUF3099 domain-containing protein, whose protein sequence is MSPSTTASSFSTSQPGPDGPQSSSPQTSPQTGSPYTAGHGEVFVLPAEDVQVVSTRDVDTHDLSVQRVTSARGSHSDDVGRRMRTYAISMGIRTLCVLGAILSFPHWWAWLFVPGAVVLPYVAVVLANVGGERVPVGPAAVAPASAPLPVLRTTREV, encoded by the coding sequence GTGTCCCCCAGCACCACCGCGTCCTCCTTCTCCACCTCCCAGCCGGGCCCCGACGGCCCGCAGAGCAGCAGCCCGCAGACCAGCCCGCAGACCGGCAGCCCGTACACCGCCGGCCACGGCGAGGTGTTCGTCCTGCCCGCCGAGGACGTCCAGGTCGTCAGCACCCGGGACGTCGACACCCACGACCTGTCGGTGCAGCGGGTGACCTCCGCGCGCGGCTCGCACTCCGACGACGTCGGCCGCCGGATGCGCACCTACGCGATCAGCATGGGCATCCGCACCCTCTGCGTGCTCGGCGCCATCCTGTCCTTCCCGCACTGGTGGGCCTGGCTGTTCGTGCCCGGTGCCGTGGTGCTCCCGTACGTCGCGGTCGTCCTGGCCAACGTGGGCGGGGAGCGCGTGCCCGTCGGTCCGGCGGCGGTCGCCCCGGCGTCGGCGCCGCTGCCCGTGCTGCGCACCACCCGCGAGGTCTAG
- a CDS encoding ATPase, T2SS/T4P/T4SS family, with product MSLLDTTGGMLPRRAAPDDRRRRLGDLLADAGAITRAQLQQALEAQKAPGPRRRLGETLIALGFVDERDIAVTLAEQLGLDTLDLSTLSIDPAVVRRLPQQLSERSGTVVVQQLSDGRYIVAMSDPTNVLALDDVRLTLGAEVLPIIAIESQIRDQLRRVWGLSGGGERLTEMVSGIGEEVLEDIGNAGVDDAPTVQLVTKILAEAVQLGASDIHVETQRDSLRIRFRIDGILRDVMTAPRKAAGAVLSRIKIVSGLDIAERRVPQDGRTQIVVGGARVDTRVSTLPSLHGEKAVIRILTKGDDVPALDVLGFEPDQLEAFRRALHTPQGLVLITGPTGSGKTNTLYAGIAEILDPEKNIVTLEDPVEVQLPGITQVQVNNKAGMTFQAGLRSVLRQDPDIVLVGEVRDSETSELALKAALTGHLVLTTLHTNSAAAALTRLIDMGSDPFLVASSLTLAVAQRLVRRPCAQCAVAYVPADDLLALLGLRPDDLVGATPRKGFGCSECGHTGYKGRTAVYEVLTVDAEMRRILVRDPSEDAVVSQAKAAGMRSLRASALQKAMDGRTTFEEVVRVTTADSGGGSACPACDRPVERGMVACPYCAADLEAHRCRSCSKELEPAWALCPWCRTAVAESAPPTGAHDPAAHDTDTHDLAHGTGAHDLAGYGAEGWSTEGHPAAEAYPADGWPDGAYPPEDQPGDQVAAGWAGAEPGHGQA from the coding sequence GTGAGCCTCCTCGACACCACCGGCGGGATGCTGCCGCGTCGCGCGGCCCCGGACGACCGGCGCCGACGCCTCGGCGACCTGCTCGCCGACGCCGGTGCCATCACCCGCGCGCAGCTGCAGCAGGCGCTGGAGGCGCAGAAGGCGCCGGGCCCGCGCCGCCGCCTGGGCGAGACGCTGATCGCGCTCGGCTTCGTCGACGAGCGCGACATCGCCGTCACCCTCGCCGAGCAGCTCGGCCTGGACACCCTCGACCTGTCGACGCTGTCCATCGACCCGGCGGTCGTCCGCCGCCTGCCGCAGCAGCTCAGCGAGCGCAGCGGCACCGTCGTGGTCCAGCAGCTCAGCGACGGCCGCTACATCGTCGCCATGTCCGACCCCACCAACGTGCTCGCCCTCGACGACGTCCGGCTCACCCTCGGCGCCGAGGTGCTGCCGATCATCGCCATCGAGTCCCAGATCCGCGACCAGCTGCGCCGGGTGTGGGGCCTGTCCGGCGGCGGTGAGCGCCTCACGGAGATGGTGTCCGGCATCGGCGAGGAGGTCCTCGAGGACATCGGCAACGCCGGTGTCGACGACGCCCCGACCGTCCAGCTCGTCACCAAGATCCTCGCCGAGGCCGTCCAGCTCGGCGCCAGCGACATCCACGTGGAGACCCAGCGGGACAGCCTGCGGATCCGCTTCCGGATCGACGGCATCCTCCGCGACGTCATGACCGCCCCGCGCAAGGCCGCCGGCGCCGTGCTGTCGCGGATCAAGATCGTCTCGGGCCTGGACATCGCCGAGCGGCGCGTCCCCCAGGACGGCCGGACCCAGATCGTCGTGGGCGGCGCCCGGGTCGACACCCGCGTCTCGACCCTGCCCAGCCTGCACGGCGAGAAGGCCGTCATCCGGATCCTCACCAAGGGCGACGACGTCCCCGCCCTGGACGTGCTCGGCTTCGAGCCCGACCAGCTCGAGGCGTTCCGCCGCGCCCTGCACACCCCGCAGGGCCTCGTCCTCATCACCGGCCCGACCGGCTCCGGCAAGACCAACACCCTGTACGCGGGCATCGCGGAGATCCTCGACCCCGAGAAGAACATCGTCACCCTCGAGGACCCCGTCGAGGTCCAGCTGCCCGGCATCACCCAGGTGCAGGTGAACAACAAGGCCGGCATGACCTTCCAGGCCGGCCTGCGCTCGGTCCTGCGGCAGGACCCGGACATCGTCCTGGTCGGCGAGGTGCGCGACTCGGAGACCTCCGAGCTCGCGCTCAAGGCCGCCCTCACCGGGCACCTGGTCCTCACCACCCTGCACACCAACTCCGCCGCGGCGGCGCTGACCCGCCTCATCGACATGGGCTCCGACCCGTTCCTCGTGGCCAGCTCGCTCACCCTCGCCGTGGCGCAGCGGCTCGTGCGCCGCCCGTGCGCGCAGTGCGCGGTCGCCTACGTGCCCGCCGACGACCTGCTCGCCCTGCTCGGCCTGCGCCCCGACGACCTCGTCGGCGCCACCCCCCGCAAGGGCTTCGGCTGCTCCGAGTGCGGCCACACCGGCTACAAGGGCCGCACCGCGGTGTACGAGGTCCTCACCGTCGACGCGGAGATGCGCCGCATCCTCGTCCGCGACCCCTCCGAGGACGCCGTCGTCAGCCAGGCCAAGGCCGCCGGGATGCGCTCGCTGCGCGCCTCGGCGCTGCAGAAGGCCATGGACGGGCGGACCACGTTCGAGGAGGTCGTGCGCGTGACCACGGCCGACTCCGGCGGCGGCAGCGCCTGCCCGGCGTGCGACCGCCCGGTCGAGCGCGGCATGGTCGCCTGCCCGTACTGCGCCGCCGACCTGGAGGCGCACCGCTGCCGCAGCTGCAGCAAGGAGCTCGAGCCGGCCTGGGCGCTGTGCCCGTGGTGCCGCACCGCCGTCGCCGAGAGCGCTCCTCCGACCGGGGCGCACGACCCCGCTGCCCACGACACCGATACCCACGACCTGGCCCACGGCACCGGCGCCCACGACCTCGCGGGCTACGGCGCCGAGGGCTGGTCGACCGAGGGGCACCCGGCGGCGGAGGCGTACCCGGCCGACGGCTGGCCCGACGGCGCGTACCCGCCCGAGGACCAGCCCGGCGACCAGGTCGCCGCAGGCTGGGCGGGGGCGGAGCCGGGGCACGGGCAGGCCTGA
- a CDS encoding P1 family peptidase, which translates to GAGTGARVAGGTAPGGVGVAGRTVVPVAGGATGSATGTGTTVPGPGGTVAGSPAPAHEGWSVAVLVVANAAGTPVGARTTTGGTTTADETDGTDETTAAQALPGLLNTTLAVVVTDAALDPAAATRLAAAAHAGLARAVDPSHTLVDGDVVLALATGRVAAPTDVRDRVGLEAAAASLVTEAFARAVAGGTMAG; encoded by the coding sequence TCGGCGCGGGCACCGGGGCGCGGGTGGCCGGGGGGACCGCGCCCGGCGGCGTCGGGGTCGCCGGACGGACCGTCGTGCCGGTCGCGGGAGGAGCGACCGGCAGCGCGACCGGCACGGGTACCACCGTCCCCGGGCCGGGGGGCACCGTGGCGGGCTCCCCCGCACCGGCCCACGAGGGCTGGTCCGTCGCCGTCCTCGTCGTCGCGAACGCCGCGGGGACCCCGGTCGGCGCCAGGACGACCACCGGAGGGACCACCACCGCCGACGAGACCGACGGTACCGACGAGACCACGGCCGCGCAGGCACTCCCGGGCCTGCTCAACACCACCCTCGCCGTCGTGGTCACCGACGCCGCCCTGGACCCCGCGGCCGCGACCCGCCTGGCCGCCGCCGCGCACGCCGGCCTCGCGCGCGCCGTCGACCCCAGCCACACCCTGGTCGACGGGGACGTCGTCCTCGCGCTGGCCACCGGGCGGGTGGCCGCCCCGACGGACGTGCGGGACCGCGTGGGGCTCGAGGCGGCGGCCGCCTCGCTGGTCACCGAGGCGTTCGCCCGCGCCGTGGCCGGTGGCACCATGGCCGGATGA
- a CDS encoding general stress protein codes for MAFSGNTSAARGVPRLPTPFHGELIASYATYEQAQRAVDYLSDEKFPVQKVAIVGTDLRMVERVTGRLSYPRVALAGAFSGAYLGLFVGLLLSLFGGGGLDVWLAAVLIGAGFGMLFGVLSFSLTGGRRDFTSASQIVASQYQVMAVAEVANQARNTLRKLPNSGVDDSPLQGYGEPTA; via the coding sequence ATGGCTTTCAGCGGAAACACGTCGGCCGCGCGGGGCGTCCCCCGCCTCCCCACCCCGTTCCACGGCGAGCTCATCGCCTCCTACGCGACGTACGAGCAGGCGCAGCGGGCCGTCGACTACCTGTCGGACGAGAAGTTCCCCGTCCAGAAGGTCGCCATCGTCGGCACCGACCTCCGCATGGTCGAGCGGGTGACCGGCCGGCTCAGCTACCCCCGGGTGGCCCTGGCCGGCGCGTTCTCCGGGGCGTACCTGGGTCTGTTCGTGGGGCTCCTGCTGTCGCTGTTCGGCGGCGGCGGGCTCGACGTGTGGCTCGCGGCGGTCCTCATCGGTGCCGGGTTCGGGATGCTCTTCGGTGTGCTGTCGTTCAGCCTCACCGGCGGGCGGCGCGACTTCACCTCCGCCAGCCAGATCGTGGCGTCGCAGTACCAGGTGATGGCCGTCGCCGAGGTCGCCAACCAGGCGCGCAACACGCTGCGGAAGCTGCCGAACTCCGGGGTCGACGACAGCCCGCTCCAGGGCTACGGCGAGCCGACGGCCTGA
- a CDS encoding VOC family protein translates to MTVTTTTHLNFRGRGAEALAFYRSVFGGQVTALTFADAHNLRSEGGLATAEEADQVMWGEVRSEDGFHVMVYDVPSALSYDPGDRPVYVSVRGAADAGDEVTRYWEGLRDGGTVQVDLGPAPWGAPLYGMLTDRFGVTWVLDVAAAW, encoded by the coding sequence ATGACCGTCACCACGACCACCCACCTGAACTTCCGCGGCCGCGGCGCGGAGGCGCTGGCGTTCTACCGCTCCGTCTTCGGCGGGCAGGTCACCGCCCTGACCTTCGCCGACGCGCACAACCTGCGCTCCGAGGGCGGGCTGGCCACCGCGGAGGAGGCCGACCAGGTCATGTGGGGCGAGGTCCGATCCGAGGACGGCTTCCACGTCATGGTCTACGACGTCCCCTCGGCGCTGTCGTACGACCCGGGCGACCGGCCCGTCTACGTCTCCGTCCGCGGCGCGGCCGACGCCGGCGACGAGGTGACCCGGTACTGGGAGGGCCTGCGGGACGGCGGGACGGTCCAGGTCGACCTGGGTCCCGCGCCGTGGGGCGCACCGCTGTACGGGATGCTCACCGACCGGTTCGGCGTCACCTGGGTGCTGGACGTCGCAGCCGCCTGGTGA
- a CDS encoding Dps family protein translates to MPTNSTRGGYTVPGLEEEAAATLVADLQERLTALTDLHLTLKHVHWNVVGPHFIAVHEMLDPQVDAVRDMTDDIAERIATLGGSPVGTMGAMVAARTWEDYSIGRDGTTAHLGALDLVYQGVITDHREKIETASEVDPVTEDMLIAQAAKLELFHWFVRAHLESASGTLSTEGETTEKGAAEAARQAEEA, encoded by the coding sequence GTGCCGACCAACAGCACCCGTGGTGGCTACACCGTCCCAGGGCTCGAGGAGGAGGCTGCGGCCACCCTCGTCGCGGACCTGCAGGAGCGTCTGACGGCCCTGACCGACCTGCACCTGACCCTCAAGCACGTGCACTGGAACGTCGTGGGGCCCCACTTCATCGCGGTCCACGAGATGCTCGACCCCCAGGTCGACGCCGTCCGCGACATGACCGACGACATCGCCGAGAGGATCGCCACGCTCGGCGGGTCCCCGGTCGGGACCATGGGCGCCATGGTCGCCGCGCGGACCTGGGAGGACTACTCCATCGGCCGCGACGGCACCACCGCCCACCTCGGCGCGCTGGACCTCGTGTACCAGGGCGTCATCACCGACCACCGCGAGAAGATCGAGACCGCGAGCGAGGTCGACCCGGTCACGGAGGACATGCTCATCGCGCAGGCCGCCAAGCTCGAGCTGTTCCACTGGTTCGTGCGGGCCCACCTGGAGAGCGCCTCCGGCACCCTCTCCACCGAGGGCGAGACGACGGAGAAGGGCGCGGCCGAGGCCGCGCGGCAGGCCGAGGAGGCCTGA
- a CDS encoding DMT family transporter, translating to MSRPPDPVRTRLAGLDLLVLGVGVVGVSVAAPVAGATLAPALAVAFWRTAVGALVYLPAGVRGLRARRAALGPLDRGTVTAVLWSGGFLALHFMLWIPSLRLTSVTASTALVTTTPLWVVLVQRLRGRPVSRRVMTGVLVAFGGVLLVTGVDATLSPQALLGDAMALAGGAAAAGYSLTAETARRQMSTASYSAVANGVCAALTLAVCLALGVPLTGFAAVTWAEVAVIAVCSQVVGHALLNRAILRAGATTVTLAILLETPTASLIAWLWLGDVPPVLVLPGAALVLAGLAVVVTARRQPVDLPT from the coding sequence GTGAGCCGGCCCCCCGACCCCGTCCGCACCCGGCTGGCCGGCCTCGACCTGCTCGTCCTCGGCGTCGGCGTGGTCGGGGTGTCGGTGGCGGCGCCCGTGGCCGGGGCCACGCTGGCGCCGGCGCTCGCGGTCGCCTTCTGGCGCACGGCCGTCGGGGCGCTGGTCTACCTGCCCGCCGGGGTCCGGGGGCTGCGCGCCCGCCGGGCCGCGCTCGGGCCGCTGGACCGGGGGACCGTGACCGCCGTGCTGTGGTCGGGCGGGTTCCTCGCGCTGCACTTCATGCTGTGGATCCCGTCGCTGCGGCTGACGAGCGTGACCGCGTCGACGGCGCTGGTGACGACCACGCCCCTGTGGGTCGTCCTCGTCCAGCGGCTGCGCGGGCGCCCCGTGTCCCGCCGCGTCATGACCGGGGTGCTCGTCGCCTTCGGCGGGGTGCTGCTGGTCACCGGGGTCGACGCGACGCTGTCGCCGCAGGCCCTGCTCGGCGACGCGATGGCGCTCGCGGGGGGCGCGGCCGCGGCCGGGTACTCGCTCACCGCGGAGACGGCCCGCCGGCAGATGTCGACCGCGTCGTACTCGGCGGTGGCCAACGGGGTGTGCGCCGCCCTGACGCTGGCGGTGTGCCTGGCCCTGGGGGTGCCGCTCACCGGTTTCGCCGCGGTGACCTGGGCGGAGGTCGCCGTCATCGCGGTGTGCTCGCAGGTGGTCGGCCACGCGCTGCTCAACCGGGCGATCCTGCGGGCCGGGGCCACCACGGTGACCCTGGCGATCCTCCTGGAGACGCCGACCGCGTCGCTCATCGCCTGGCTGTGGCTGGGCGACGTGCCCCCCGTGCTCGTGCTGCCGGGCGCGGCGCTGGTGCTGGCCGGGCTCGCGGTGGTGGTGACGGCGCGGAGGCAGCCGGTGGACCTGCCGACCTAG
- a CDS encoding magnesium transporter MgtE N-terminal domain-containing protein, producing the protein MSTSPSRVFVARLAGLAVFDPSGDQVGRVRDVVVVIGQTRARAVGIVVEVPGRRRVFVPMTRITSMEPTQVITTGLVNMRRFEQRASETLVLAELLDRHLELGDGSGTVSIEDVGLEQVRGNDWVVTRLFVRRVRPGRTGRTAGGIIRRRGESFLVELDEVSSLLADRGGPQGAASLLAAFDELKPADLAEILHAMAPKRRREVAAALDDEKLADVLEELPEDDQIDIVTGLKSERAADVLEAMEPDDAADLLSDLDEETAARLLDIMEPEEARQVRRLLAYDEDTAGGIMTSEPVILPPEATVAEALAMVRRAELAPAMAAAVFVCRPPLEAPTGRFLGLVHIQRLLREPPQSPLGNAVDRGLEALPTDAKLLSVSRHLATYNLVSAPVVDADGRLVGVVTVDDVLDHLLPDDWREQEDPAEVVRSFARRRAAALASTTAQGLAGRRTGGATSAGSAPAAETAPAPRSRKGGDR; encoded by the coding sequence ATGAGCACGTCGCCGTCCCGGGTCTTCGTCGCCCGCCTCGCCGGGCTGGCCGTGTTCGACCCCTCCGGCGACCAGGTCGGACGGGTGCGCGACGTGGTCGTCGTCATCGGCCAGACCCGGGCCCGCGCGGTCGGCATCGTCGTCGAGGTCCCTGGCCGCCGCCGGGTGTTCGTCCCGATGACCCGGATCACGTCCATGGAGCCCACGCAGGTCATCACCACGGGCCTGGTCAACATGCGCCGCTTCGAGCAGCGCGCCTCGGAGACCCTCGTCCTGGCCGAGCTGCTCGACCGCCACCTCGAGCTGGGCGACGGCAGCGGCACGGTGAGCATCGAGGACGTCGGCCTCGAGCAGGTCCGGGGCAACGACTGGGTCGTCACCCGGCTGTTCGTCCGACGGGTCCGGCCGGGGCGGACGGGGCGCACGGCGGGCGGCATCATCCGCCGGCGCGGCGAGAGCTTCCTCGTCGAGCTCGACGAGGTCTCCAGCCTGCTCGCCGACCGGGGCGGCCCGCAGGGCGCGGCGAGCCTGCTCGCGGCCTTCGACGAGCTCAAGCCCGCCGACCTCGCCGAGATCCTCCACGCCATGGCTCCCAAGCGCCGCCGCGAGGTGGCCGCCGCCCTGGACGACGAGAAGCTCGCCGACGTCCTGGAGGAGCTGCCCGAGGACGACCAGATCGACATCGTCACCGGCCTCAAGTCCGAGCGCGCCGCCGACGTCCTGGAGGCGATGGAGCCGGACGACGCCGCGGACCTGCTGTCGGACCTGGACGAGGAGACCGCCGCCCGGCTGCTCGACATCATGGAGCCGGAGGAGGCCCGGCAGGTGCGCCGGCTGCTCGCCTACGACGAGGACACCGCCGGCGGCATCATGACCAGCGAGCCCGTCATCCTCCCCCCCGAGGCGACGGTCGCCGAGGCGCTGGCGATGGTCCGCCGCGCCGAGCTCGCCCCCGCCATGGCCGCCGCCGTGTTCGTCTGCCGTCCCCCGCTGGAGGCGCCGACCGGCCGGTTCCTCGGCCTGGTCCACATCCAGCGCCTGCTGCGCGAGCCGCCGCAGTCCCCGCTCGGCAACGCCGTCGACCGCGGCCTGGAGGCACTGCCGACCGACGCCAAGCTGCTGTCGGTCAGCCGCCACCTGGCCACGTACAACCTCGTGTCCGCCCCCGTCGTGGACGCCGACGGCCGCCTGGTCGGCGTGGTGACGGTCGACGACGTCCTCGACCACCTGCTGCCCGACGACTGGCGCGAGCAGGAGGACCCGGCCGAGGTCGTCCGCAGCTTCGCCCGTCGCCGCGCGGCCGCGCTCGCCTCGACCACGGCGCAGGGCCTCGCCGGCCGTCGCACCGGGGGCGCCACCTCGGCGGGGTCGGCCCCGGCAGCCGAGACGGCGCCGGCACCGCGCAGCCGGAAGGGCGGCGACCGGTGA
- a CDS encoding TetR/AcrR family transcriptional regulator, which yields MDATATGSPDHGTGTPTDAPGGPATRGRPRDPGRDAAILDAAVDVLAEVGYAALTMDAVALRARAGKATVYRRWASKDELVLDAVRRLEHQQVPVDPLPDTGSLRGDLLALFRPEPAEETARRDRAAAGLVSVLSHRPELAGAAHRSLVGPWAHAHRTVMARAVARGEVDPGADVGILAQVLPTMAAYRALVQRAPFDEAFLLAVVDGVLLPALRPPAAPPR from the coding sequence ATGGACGCGACGGCCACCGGCAGCCCCGACCACGGGACCGGCACCCCGACCGACGCCCCGGGCGGCCCCGCCACCCGCGGGCGCCCGCGCGACCCCGGTCGCGACGCGGCCATCCTCGACGCCGCGGTCGACGTCCTCGCCGAGGTCGGCTACGCGGCCCTGACGATGGACGCCGTCGCCCTGCGAGCACGCGCCGGCAAGGCGACCGTCTACCGCCGCTGGGCGTCCAAGGACGAGCTCGTGCTCGACGCCGTCCGGCGGCTGGAGCACCAGCAGGTCCCGGTGGACCCGCTGCCGGACACCGGCTCGCTGCGCGGGGACCTGCTCGCCCTGTTCCGGCCCGAGCCGGCGGAGGAGACGGCCCGGCGCGACCGGGCCGCGGCCGGCCTGGTGTCCGTGCTGTCCCACCGCCCCGAGCTGGCCGGGGCGGCCCACCGGTCCCTGGTCGGGCCCTGGGCGCACGCGCACCGCACGGTCATGGCGCGCGCCGTGGCCCGCGGCGAGGTGGACCCCGGCGCGGACGTCGGCATCCTGGCGCAGGTCCTCCCGACCATGGCCGCCTACCGGGCCCTGGTCCAGCGCGCCCCGTTCGACGAGGCGTTCCTGCTCGCCGTGGTCGACGGCGTCCTGCTGCCCGCGCTGCGCCCACCGGCCGCGCCGCCCCGCTGA
- a CDS encoding DUF1003 domain-containing protein, protein MSDVDGTFAPGKADRAERSDRGDRADRADRADRAERADRAERMDRAERAERVDRKGRAGLDTPRTRTGHRLRLRPNVDPESFGRGAERFARFMGTARFLVYMSAFVAVWLTWNTLAPEDVQFDPRALNYTLLTLILSLQASYAAPLILLAQNRQTDRDRVQNAQDRLAGERALADTEFLTREVADLKIALREVATRDFLRSELRSLLEEIVEAQDSPAPEPGTPRERPRDKQRKGKDKRDKQRQEPRPDGRPAGTPAPLDQPLDLASRTGAHEDHDDLTVTAEPGRPHPQGLQTSS, encoded by the coding sequence GTGAGCGACGTCGACGGCACCTTCGCCCCGGGCAAGGCCGACCGGGCCGAGCGCAGCGATCGTGGGGACCGCGCCGACCGGGCCGACCGGGCCGACCGGGCCGAGCGCGCGGACCGGGCCGAGCGGATGGACCGGGCGGAGCGCGCCGAGCGGGTGGACCGCAAGGGCCGCGCCGGCCTGGACACCCCCCGGACCCGCACCGGCCACCGGCTCCGGCTGCGGCCCAACGTCGACCCCGAGAGCTTCGGCCGCGGCGCCGAGCGGTTCGCCCGGTTCATGGGCACCGCCCGGTTCCTCGTCTACATGTCCGCGTTCGTCGCGGTGTGGCTGACGTGGAACACGCTGGCGCCGGAGGACGTCCAGTTCGACCCGCGGGCGCTCAACTACACGCTGCTCACGCTCATCCTGTCGCTGCAGGCCTCGTACGCCGCCCCGCTCATCCTGCTCGCGCAGAACCGGCAGACCGACCGCGACCGGGTGCAGAACGCCCAGGACCGGCTCGCCGGGGAGCGGGCGCTCGCCGACACCGAGTTCCTCACCCGGGAGGTCGCCGACCTCAAGATCGCCCTGCGCGAGGTCGCCACCCGCGACTTCCTCCGCTCGGAGCTCCGGTCGCTGCTGGAGGAGATCGTCGAGGCGCAGGACAGCCCCGCCCCCGAGCCCGGCACGCCCCGGGAGCGCCCCCGGGACAAGCAGCGCAAGGGCAAGGACAAGCGCGACAAGCAGCGCCAGGAGCCCCGGCCGGACGGCCGCCCCGCCGGGACCCCCGCCCCGCTCGACCAGCCGCTCGACCTGGCCTCCCGCACCGGTGCGCACGAGGACCACGACGACCTCACCGTCACCGCCGAGCCCGGACGGCCCCACCCGCAAGGCCTACAGACCAGCTCCTGA
- a CDS encoding aminopeptidase P family protein, which yields MTSATDGTTAAHGTTGTTTGTTTGTTTGTTTGSSTPGQATDPTQGPEGTGARSQRPSSKAFREFVGSGWAPRPDVLPEQGEGSRHAVARRGRLSARFPGERLVVPAGGLQVRSNDTDHRFRPHTAFAYLTGTGGSTEPDCVLVLEPTDDGHDAVLFFRPRAGRDTEEFYADARYGELWVGTRQSLEEVSAETGLAARHLDELADALGKDLGTVGVRLVRDAHRDVTDLLDEARAAAGVEPVGARAADAVLADEVSSMRCVKDAWEVDQLREAVAATARGFEDVVRALPRAAGHPRGERVVEGVFGARAREEGNGVGYEVIAAAGEHACTLHWIRNDGRVDADALVLVDAGVEVDSLYTADVTRTLPVCGRFTEPQRRVYQAVLDAADAAFAAARPGATIRDVHEAAMVVVADRLAVWGLLPVTAEESRDTATGGQHRRWMVHGTSHHLGLDVHDCARLSRETYQGQALEEGMVFTIEPGLYFRPDDLLVPEELRGIGVRIEDDVVVTADGVENLSAALPRDPDEVEAWMASLRG from the coding sequence ATGACCAGCGCGACGGACGGCACGACGGCGGCGCACGGCACGACGGGGACCACGACGGGGACCACGACGGGGACCACGACGGGGACCACGACGGGCAGCAGCACGCCCGGCCAGGCCACGGACCCGACGCAGGGGCCCGAGGGCACCGGCGCGCGCAGCCAGCGCCCGAGCTCGAAGGCGTTCCGCGAGTTCGTCGGCTCCGGCTGGGCGCCGCGACCGGACGTGCTGCCGGAGCAGGGCGAGGGGTCCCGGCACGCGGTCGCCCGCCGCGGGCGGCTGTCCGCGCGCTTCCCCGGCGAGCGCCTGGTCGTGCCCGCCGGCGGCCTGCAGGTGCGCAGCAACGACACCGACCACCGCTTCCGCCCCCACACGGCCTTCGCCTACCTCACCGGCACCGGCGGCAGCACCGAGCCGGACTGCGTCCTGGTCCTGGAGCCCACCGACGACGGCCACGACGCGGTGCTGTTCTTCCGCCCCCGCGCCGGCCGCGACACCGAGGAGTTCTACGCCGACGCGCGCTACGGCGAGCTCTGGGTCGGGACGCGGCAGTCCCTGGAGGAGGTGTCCGCGGAGACGGGCCTGGCCGCCCGGCACCTGGACGAGCTGGCCGACGCCCTCGGCAAGGACCTGGGCACCGTCGGCGTGCGGCTGGTCCGCGACGCCCACCGCGACGTCACCGACCTGCTCGACGAGGCCCGCGCCGCGGCCGGGGTCGAGCCGGTCGGGGCGCGCGCCGCCGACGCCGTGCTGGCCGACGAGGTGTCCTCGATGCGCTGCGTCAAGGACGCCTGGGAGGTCGACCAGCTGCGCGAGGCGGTGGCCGCCACCGCCCGCGGGTTCGAGGACGTCGTCCGTGCCCTGCCCCGCGCGGCCGGGCACCCCCGCGGCGAGCGGGTCGTCGAGGGCGTCTTCGGGGCCCGTGCCCGCGAGGAGGGCAACGGCGTCGGCTACGAGGTCATCGCCGCGGCGGGCGAGCACGCCTGCACGCTGCACTGGATCCGCAACGACGGCCGCGTCGACGCCGACGCCCTGGTGCTCGTCGACGCCGGGGTCGAGGTCGACTCGCTGTACACCGCCGACGTCACCCGCACCCTGCCGGTCTGCGGACGCTTCACCGAGCCGCAGCGGCGGGTCTACCAGGCCGTCCTCGACGCCGCCGACGCCGCGTTCGCGGCCGCCCGGCCCGGCGCCACCATCCGCGACGTCCACGAGGCCGCGATGGTCGTGGTCGCCGACCGGCTCGCCGTCTGGGGCCTGCTGCCGGTGACGGCCGAGGAGTCGCGGGACACCGCCACCGGCGGCCAGCACCGGCGCTGGATGGTGCACGGCACCAGCCACCACCTGGGCCTGGACGTCCACGACTGCGCGCGCCTGAGCCGCGAGACCTACCAGGGCCAGGCGCTGGAGGAGGGCATGGTCTTCACGATCGAGCCCGGCCTCTACTTCCGCCCCGACGACCTGCTGGTCCCCGAGGAGCTGCGCGGCATCGGGGTGCGGATCGAGGACGACGTGGTCGTCACCGCCGACGGCGTGGAGAACCTGTCGGCGGCGCTGCCGCGCGACCCGGACGAGGTCGAGGCCTGGATGGCGTCCTTGCGCGGCTGA